GGGGCGCGGCGGGGAGGAGTGGACCACCACTCACTCGCCGTCGGCCACTGTCCAGCTCTGCACACATCAGCATCTCGGGAACCCCAGTAACACAGAAACTGAGGGGATTCCTTCAAGTCGTGATGCCCCAGAGCGAAGCTCCAGCTTCTCGCAAACCACACTCAGTCACTGCAGTTTGCTCCTCGAGCGGCCCCTCAACCCCGTCATGCCTGCTTGGCTGCTAACCTACGACTCCTCCCAGGGTCTCCTAGCAGCTCACTTTGGGAGAAACTCTGCCCCCTTGTCCCGGATTTTGCAAAAGGgtcctctggggtggggcctgttGGCATGGGTGGGTGGGGACTTCCTGCTTAGCAGGCATGGGTCCCAGGAGGCCATGACACAGTGTGGGTCACAACTGTACACTTGCCCGCCACGCACCGGGCTCCCCAAGCCTGTCCACGCGGCAGGGGGAGGGCACAGCGGCCCCCAAGACCTGCGCCCAGCACACATCTGATTGCAGGAGGACATCTACCTCTCCCACGACCACAGCATCCCCTACAAGTGGACTGCCCCTGAGGCGCTCTCCCGAGGGCATTACTCCATCAAGTCCGACGTCTGGTCCTTCGGGGTTCTCCTCCATGAGATATTCAGCGGGGGTCAGACACCCTACCCAGGTACTGGGTGCCCAGTGCTGCCGACTGTGGGCAGGGGGGGGAGGCGGCCGTCACCCGGACAGGGCCCCTGCaccattcactgagcacctggaCGCCTCCCAGGGTTCACCGTCCAGAGGGAGGGCCCTGGAGGTGCCAGGGATGCAGAGGATGAGGGCAGGGCCCCAGGACACTGGCTTCTCTGCCTCCACAGACCCTCTTGTTCTGCCCCCTGCAGGCATGTCCAACCACGAGGCCTTCCTGAAGGTGGAAGCAGGCTACCGCATGCCCTGCCCCTCCAAGTGCCCACCCACCACATACAAACTGATGCTCTGCTGCTGGCACAGGGACCCCACGCAGAGGCCTGGCTTCAAAGAGCTGCGGGAGCAGCTCTCCAGCTGCACCAGGTACGAGAACCCATGAGGAAGGGCCTGAGCAACCGCGGATCAAGGGTGTGGGCTGACCTTGAGTTACTGAGGATTTGTGCTAAGGCTGCAGCTCATGAACCAACTGGACACTCCCAGGTAGGGGCCCCCGGCAGCACTGGGCCCGCCCTGTCCCGGGGCAGGGGAGCTCACCCAGTGCAGTCTAGGGCTCAGACTACCCCTTCCTCCCACCTACTCCTCTCGACACCAGCTCTGGAAAGTGCCAGGCCCTCCACAGCCCACGCCTGCTCTGGaaccctcccttctttcctaagGGAGGGGACCTGTCCCTGGTCCTGACCCGAAGCCCACTGACTGTCAGGACAGGACTGAGCCTCCCTGGCTGTGCACGGTGGGGACTTAGGCTTTGGCTGCACTCCCTCTGCCACCTGGCCCTGCCTGACCCCTGAACTTGAGGGGACATGGACTTTCCAGCACTCTGCATTGACAGGAGCCCTGATGCCTGCTACCTGGTGCGAGGCGGCTGTCCCTGGCCACCTGCCTCAGCAATCAGCAGCTGCCACCAGGGGATCTGGGGGCTTCATCTGGACACTGTGGCCAGAAAGACTGGGTGGGGCTCAGGCCAGCCTTGGAGGTAtgccccctccccctggctcATCACTGTCTACCAGCCTTTGGACCACAGGGGAGCCCACCCCCCAACTCTGCAGTCTGTGTGGACACACTGAGGGCAAGCAGGACAGAGGGTGCAGCCTTTGGGGGCCACTAGCCATCCAATTGCCTTGGAATGGACCTGTGCGAATGAGGCAGAGTGCAGATGGGGAGGTCAGAGAATGGGCTCCTTCAAGGGCCTGCTGAGCCCAGCCCATTAACCTCCCACCAagcctccctccactcccccggTCCACCTCTGCTGGACACCACCAGCCAACCACCAGGAGGCCAGCAGAGGATGAGCCACACCCTCACCACCACACACAGAGCCCCTGGAATTGGACTTTGCCCAGAGCTGGGCTGTCCCTGGTGGCAGGGCCCCTCTAGGGCACTCCTACACCTCCTACCCCTCAGCCTTAGTTTTGGGTGCCTGGGGCCACGCCCCCAGGGTTGGGGAACCCTGTCCAGAGAGCATCTTTCAAGAggctagaaaaagaagaggtgACCCCTTACCAGAAGGCACCTGGGAAGACGTGGCATATGAACCACCCTACACCAGCTTGAGGACGGCCTCCTCAAGGTCCTCCAAGGGGCACTGGGCTCCTGAACCCAGAGCCAGAGGCCCAGCCCCCAGCATTAGTGGCAGGGACAAGGGGTGCAGTCAGAGGGCCCTGACCGCAGTGGCTGTCCTGGAGGCCTCCTGTCCAGCTCCTGGGCTGCCTGCTCTCCCCAGCTCCCCAACATAGCAAGGCACCCTACCCCTTCTCAGATGCGAGGCTCCATGCTCACCAGAGCTGCCTCCCCATGTGCACCTGGGCCAGACCTTGGAGGTGGCCCCCTAGGGAGGGGCCCCAGGAAGGCCCAGGGAGCAAAGCCAGTTCCCCACCGCCCAGGAAGTGAGAAGGTTGAGGGTATGGGTGACTTCTCCCAGGGCGGGGGGCGGCAGGGTGCGGGTGGGGCACACAGCTCACACACACCATCAGGCTGATGGCTGCTTGGAGTTTATTTTCTACTTGGTGCAAGGCACAGGGTTGTTAAGTGTCAGGAAGGCTCTCACGTGGCTTGGACAGCAAAGAGTGCGGTTCTCTTAACTTCCTTTTTGGTGTTTTGCTGTTTTGATATTAAAGAACCCAACCGTTTCTGTTGGCTGTAGCCTGCTTAgtctcagggaggggagggaagaggagggggagggctcTTATGAGCCTAGCGCCTTGGAAGGAAGCCTGGCAGCTGGTGGCAGCCACTCAGGACGGGGGCCTGGAGTTGGTTTTGCCAGGCTGGCTGCCAGGCTGCTGCTTCCCCACGGCTTCCCGAACCAGGTCACAGGTGATCGTGCTGGTGGAAGTCTGGGGCGATTCCGAGCTGGGGGAGAGCGTGTGGTCAGAGGTTGCTTTCACCTGCCCACCCCCCTCACTGCCCCCCAGGAAAGTGGACTCACTGCTCTGGGGACTCCAACACTGTGGCCATGAATGGGAGAGTGGACTTCCCGAAAAAGAAGCTAGCCCACCAGTGTCCCAGGTCGGCTTTGGGGAGACCTGAAGGAAGCAAAGTGAAGTCAGGATGCTGCAGCTGGCTCCTTCCAGAGGGCCCCTGGGGACAGATGGGAACGGGGCCTCCACTCACCCGGGTGGTGGGGGATGGCTTCCCCAGGGTACTCTGCACTTCCGCAGGAGCTGTTACTGGAAGTGGAGCCCAGGCGGCCTGGAGAGAAGAGGCCCAGTCAGCTCTGCAGGGTACTGAGCCCCCAGCCCACCAGGCCAAATGCTGGCTTTGCTGGCAGCACAGGGCAAGTGCCAGGGATCTTTAGCAGCTCACTCCCCACCCAGATAAGGGTTCTCAAGACACTGGAGCTGCCGCCACAGGCTGGGTGAAGGAGGCTGGGTGAGACTTGGGGAGGGCGCGACCGAGGGGCTTACTTACGCCGGTAGTAGTCGTGGGTGGCCACGAGCGAGCCGCTGGAGGGGATGGCTGCCATGATCTTGCTTGGGCTGGTGGAAACCTGCAAAGGCACCGTGGGGGAGCCCCTTTGGTCACCGCTGCCCGTCGAGAGGGACGCTCCCCACCCGGGCTGAGCCGCCCGGTCGGGACGCCAGGCTCAGCCCCACGGGCTCCGGGGCGGGGCACAAAGGCTGGGTTTGTTTACCCAACCGAGGCGGGGCTCGGGAACTCCCGGCCCGCCCTCTCCGCGCGGGCGGTTCCAACCAGCCCGAACCGGCCGCGCGGGGTAACAAAGGCGCTTTGTGCGCGGGGCCGCAGGCCTGGGGCTCTGGAAGCGGCCGGCGCGCCCCTAGCTCCGCGTCCCGGGCCCGGCCCGCCGCCCCTGCCCGCccgcggccccggccccgcccgccctTCCGTCCTCTCGGCCGCCGTGCGACCCGCCCCGCCACCGTCGCGCACGGGCCGGCCCGCGCCGCCCGTTAGGGCCGCTCGACCCCACCCTCGCGCCGCCCCAGCCCCTAACCTCGGCGGCGACCCCTCGTGGGCCTCGGCGCACGATCACAGGTGGCGGGGACGGGGACGCTAGGCCACGGAGCCCATCTGCAGAAGTGACCGCGAGCTACAGCTCCACGACCCAGACGCGCGGGGCGCGCACGCGCGGACGCGTCTCCTTATACGGCGGCGCCGCAGTCTCGTCACGGGGGGCGGGACGAGCTGGCCCTCAGGCCCCGCCTCGATTCAGGCCCCGCCCAGGACCCCTGCGAGGCCTCGGCTCGGCCCCTCCCCaagcacctcccctccccaagcaCCTCCCCGCTCCGCCCCCTTGGCCTGGCCCTTGCCGGCCTGTGCCGGCGGAAGTTCAGTCCTGCGGCGTTGGTCAGACCTGGGCTCCCGAGGCAGCGCACCCTGGCGTGGCCTGGAGTTGGAGTAGTTAAATGACCCTCGCCCCAGTCCTAGAGCACAGcctgtctccctcccacctcctggacCCCCCCTTCCCGGGCTCTGGCCATTGCTTTGGGCCCTGGCCCCCAGCTGGTCTAGCCTGCCCCCACCTTTCCAGCTCTGTGGGGGCGGCGAGCAGCTGGACGATGGCCCCTGCGTTTCTGGTCCGTTTCTGCTGCTGCCACAGCCCTGGGCTGAGCCCTTCAGGCCGAGGCCCCGCAGTGCCCCTCTGCTCTGGCCTTCTCCGCTGAGGATGGGGCCTGCCCCTTCTCACCCAAGACAGGTTGGGGGTTTTTGCTTCTGCGTGCTCAGCCCTCCAACCAGACGTGAGCCCCCGCGGGCACACGGTGGTACCCACAACAGGCTGCATGCCTTGAGCTTTCCAGCCCTTCAGGGACTTCACCGCGGGTGGGAAGCTGTGGAACCCACCACCCATGACCcctcacagccctgggggctcTGGAACCCACTCCCAGTTCTCAGCTCCAGCCTGCATCCAGCTGCTCGTGGGgcgtgggggagggagggagggagagtggaaATCAGGGCAGGCAAAGGTGGGGGTTATTTCAGTGGATGAGGTAAAGAACTGCTGTCTGGAGAAGCCTCCGGTAGCTGGAGGTAAGGCCCTCTGGTTTGGGCAACCCCAGAATGTTCCCTGTTGTGGCTGGGCCCTGCCACACCCTGCCTCTTAGTCAGGAGGAGGATTTCCTTTTCAGTGTGGAAACCAGCTTTCCCCCTCCACCACACAACCTCCTccaggccccagcctccctctgcagGGGGGGAAGTCCCCCTGCATTCTCCCTGGCTCTTTGCCACTAGGCCCTGGCTGGGCAGTCTCGGCCCTGGTGGTCGGGAAGGTCTCGGGAGATCTGTGGGGGCTTCAGGGGGGCCACCAGGAAGAGCCCATAATCCTCTTGGCTGGGCTCTATATAACTTCACACCTCAGTCTGACTTTTCACTCAGCAGACGAAAAAGCCAAggccccaggaggggagggaTCTGGGTGCCCCGGATGTGGCCCTTTATTGGTCTGGGtggtgggtcaaggctgctgacTTCTAACTGTGACCTGCCTTGGGCAGCAGCGTGGCTGGGAGGACCCTCAGAGGAGAGCTACCTGGCCTAGGTGAGTTTTGGTCCTCCATCTCTTCCTGGCGTCCCCACGGACTGGACCCTGGCTGGTCACAGGGAAAAGGACAGTTCCAGGGGCTCTCCCTGCCACCTGTCCAGCTGGGCCTTTCATGGGCCTCCAAGATAACTGTGCTCACGGCGAGAGATGTGGCCCATACAAGTGAGGCCAGACCTCAGAGGAGAGGCACATGGCCCCCCACTGCTCCCACCTCAACCCCACTTCACAGCCAGAGACCTTCGCTTCCCAGAGTCACCCACAGCTGTGCCCTGGCCAGCTTCCTGCCCCTCCAGGGCATTAGTTCTGGATCATGActttacttaaatttaaaatcaagtttaattCTTACCACTTGCCAtttgccctcccctgcccccgtACACTCACCAAACCCTGAGCTTCGTAGTGGATGAGATGCACCAGGGCCATGTGGCTGGGTTATTGGCCATTTGGGTTCACGCAAGCTCCAGCCGTCACCTCTTCTCGGGGCCTCATAGAGCTGCCCGCTGTGTGGAGTGGCCTCTCCCCTCTGGTCTTAGCTCTCAGCCGGCCCCTGACCACACGCTTGCCTGGGATGGGCAACAGGGTGCCCTCCCCTCAGCTGACAAATTGCCTGGTGCCCGAGTATCTGCCCCttatgccccccccccccgagatgCTGGGCATCAGGCCCCTCCCCCAGAGAGGGGCAGCCCCCAGTGGGCTTGCAGCATGATTGGGTTCCATGTTTTGTGGTTCACGAAGGTGATTGGGGTGGTTGGGTGCCAGTTGTGTGCCCCAggctgaggacactgaggccaaCGGCACCTGCCTTTGTGGGTTCGTAGTGAGGACAGGAGAGCCAGGCAGGGGCACTGAAGGGGGCCTCTGGGTGAAACTGGGCCTGCCTGGACCGTGCACCACGCTGTTCACTCAATGCTCGGGTTGGCGAGGCACCTTCTGTGTATGTGTAGCTCAGCGAGGCATGGGGGTGGCTTGGGGAGTCAGATGGGGGCTCCTTCTGGCAGAGGGGCCAGACCAGAGGGCAGGGCCCCTCCTTGGTGAGCAGGGACAGGAGGCGGAGTGTCAGGCTTAAGCtgagggccaagcaaggaggcgCTGGGGCAGGGCCAGCACAGACACTCTGAGACCCAGTTCTCAGAGCTGGGCAAGGGCAGGGCGGCGGGTGTGCTGGACAGGCAGGTAGCCAGGCCTCCTCACTGGGGCCCTGAGGGGTCACTGATAAGGCAGACTGGTCAGTGCGATTGACAGCAGGAGGATGGGACATTCTGGCAAGAATGTTCCAGTCTTGTCTCGCTCTGAAGGACCCTTAGCCACAGggctctgccccttccctggaTTCCCGTGTCCCTGTGGCTGGCAGCCAGGTGTGTGGGCATCTTGTGGTGTGCCCCTTGCTGGTGCCTCCAACAGGACTGGGGTTCCGGGGCCTGGAGCTGGAGAGGCTGGCGTGAGGCGCCAGCCCAGGACCATGGACAGCTCATATGGTCAGGACGCAAGGTTTGGTGAGGGGTCTGCTCAGAATCCTGGGCCTGGTGGTTGCTCAGGATGGGGCACAGCTCAGGGAATGAGGGCAGGTGCCATTCCTGAGGGCCCGTGGGACGGACGCAGTGTACcctggggggagtggggagcagcaaTATGGGAGGTGAGATCCCAGTTGGGCTGGGACCCCTGGGGCAGACTTATCCTATGGCAGGGTCTGAACAGAGAGCAGGGACATGGGTCTGCCCTGGAGAACAGGGTCAGCTTAGCACCCCCTGACCAGGGCAGGAGGGCCACCAGGGCTTCTGCTGGGAGGGGCTTGGGACTGGAGAGAGCCCTGGTGCACTGGgctgtgggtgtggggaggttgaAGTCAGGCCCTCTCTGctggcagggagcagaggagatGTCTCAGTGACTCCCCGGGGGTGGGTGAGCTTGTGACACCCTAGTCACTCATGCGGGCCTCACAGCCTGGTGGTCCTGCGCCTGGGGCCTCGGCAGCCTCTCCTCCCACAGAGCTCATGAACAGTGCTGGGCCCCTGGGACGACACTGATGCAGCCACACCCAGCGCCTGCTCCTCGTGGGACCCAGGCCTTGCCTCCCGGCGCCTCCCTGGGCCTGGCTCGGGCCTGGtcagctggggagaagggaagtgCTGGGTGGCTGGGATCCTGACACCCCTTCTCCATTCTTCAGGAAACCATGGAGCCCCCTCCACCTGCTGCCCCTGCCCCGGGCAGAGCTCACCTCCTGGGTGGACTGGAAGCTTTGGACCCTCGTGAGAGAGACCTGGAGGAGTTCTCAGGCTGTCCTCTGCACCTCCGGGAGCTGACACTTCCTGGGGACAGTTGCTGCCTCTTCCATGCTCAGAGCATGGCACGCCTCAATTAAGTTCTGTTCTATCCACTCCGGTTCCCCTGGCTCCAGCCGGCAGGGCTCCCCTAGCCTGTTGAGGCCACGTGACACCCTGCGCTGGGCGCGGACGTGTGCTGGGTGCGAGCACGGGGCAGAGCCTGTGAGCGTGTGCTCGGGGCTGAGGGCAAGGCTGGGGTCACCCTGTGGCAGGCCCGGTCAGGGAGCCTGGGCGGGTAGGGCACTCGGCTGTGACCCTCCGTGGCCACTTCCCGTCTGGGACTCCTGCTTGCACAAGTGTCACAAGCTGAGGTCTtgggagcagaggctgggacAGAGGCTGGGATGCAGGATGTGTGTTGATGACCCACACATGGGAAAGGGCTCAGTAGGGGGACATGTCAGCTCAGGTGCTGGCCCGCCGTTGGGGGTGACCTGCATGAGGCCCCACGTGGCCACCTGGGGAAGCAGCCCTGGGCACGGCGGCTCTGTGGCCAAGGCCTGCCCTAAAGGAGCCAGCAGTGGGGCCGTCTGCAGACCATTCCCGGCTGGGCACCTCCCCTGAAGGCGCACTGATGAGTGTgtctcccacctccccaggccaCCTTCCAGCTGCCTGCTTGGCCAGCCTGCCCCAGTCCACCCCACTCTCAACCTCACCGATGGTGACTTCAATAACAGGCAACCTGAAGAGAGGGTTTTTTTAAGTGAACGTGTAAAAGCTGCGTGTACTAAGCTAGGAAGGTGGGGGCTCTGCCAGTCCCTCCCCAGAGCTGGGTCAGCGGTCTTGAGGGGGATGGGGGCACGTCCTGGTGAGACTGGGGAAAAGGGTGGGGTTTCGGGGTCTCAGGTTCCCTCTGTCCATCCCCAGCCTGTGTGTGGACCATCTGGGATGACCCCAAGGTGGCCACACACCCGTCTGGCGTCCTTGGAGTTGCTGAGTTGACCTCAGGGACGCTGTCTTGCTGGCTGCCCTAGGAGTGGCTCTAGCCCTGGGGGAAGGCGGGCTCTGGAGCCCCGAGGCCTGGGATGGAACCCGCCTGCCCACGCTGGCTGCCCCGCCTCAGGGGGGCTACTTCAGAGTGGGCGGTAACGACAAGGTCTGGCACGGGCTGAGCTCGGGGGAGAGAGGTCAGCCCTTCCCTTCCACCAGCCCCGAGGGAATGGTGGCCCGCCTGCTTGGAGGCTTGTCTGGGGCTcaaggtgggcagggctgggcccggGGTCAGGACGTAGCACCTGAGCCTCCAGCCACCTGGGAAGTGGGGACAGGAAAACCCTTGGGAGGGCCAGAGATGTTTCCCATCAGGATGGCGTCCAGCCCCGCCCTACCTTCGGGTCAGACGATGCCTCCCTGGGTGGTAGCTGCGGCTGGGCCCTCGAGCAGGAGCTGAGCCTCTGTCGGTGATGTCAATGTTCTCAGAAGAAATGAAGCTACTGACTAGTACTTAATGAGAGCTCATCACGGGGGTCGCTTTGTGTGGCCAGAGGGTTCCTCGGGGAGCCGCAGCCGGCCACCGCCACTCcccagtttcctcgtctgtgagACAGGACGCGCGTGACTCGTGGGACTTGGTGTGGATGCGTAGACCAGGGCCCAGCTCAAAGCAGGTGCTCCGTGGAGGTCAGGTGTGGTCACCAGCTGCAGCGCTGTTCCCACCAAAGATGACCCCATCGGTTTTCCTGCTGGTTTAGTCAAATCTGTGAGAGCCAGGCTTGGACCCACTGTGTCCCCAATGGCTAAGAGAGATCAGCCCTGACAGGCATACGAGAAATACATTTGAGGAAAAGGTGAGCCGTGTAGTAAGAGATACTACAGATTCCCAGCACGAAGGAGTGAGGAGGTCAAAAAACTTCCTCTCCAAAAAGCAAATATGAACCTTGGAAAAACTGTCAGAAACAAGCATTTCAGTGCCCTGGAATTCAGCTCAAGGTGTACAGCAAACCACAAAGTGTTCATTCTTCAAAGACACTGAACTTTGGGATAAGAGCTAAAATCACTCGGCATAAAAGCACCAGGGAAACCTCAGGAAGTGGCACTGGAGGGACGAACCCTGACGCTGAGGGGACCTGACGAAGGCTTTAAAGCAGTGCTTGTGGAAATGCACCAGCTGGCAGCCGTGAGCACGCCGGTCAAATGATGGACAATGAGCTTTGGTAGACCCACTCGTGATGAAAACTCAGCAAGCCAGGAAGGGAAAAGGGCGTCCTTGATCTTGTAAAGAGCGTCAGTGGAGAGCTCACACCAGCCAGCTCCCAGTGAGCAAGGCCACGTGTGcttgagggagagagacagactcCCTCCCCGGGGCGGGGCTCTCTCGCTAGGCTTACCCAGCACCCCCCGGAGGCCTTAGCGGTACAGTGGGGCAAGAGAAAGACATAGGGGCACACAGATCAAAAGTGAGGAACGAAACTGTGCCGCTTCACAGACAACTTGGTGGCCCGTCGTCAAGGAACCCCACCAAAAGACTGAGCAAATGAGATCAGCAGGATACGAAGTCAACACACAAAAACCAGCCGTGTCCTTGCATACTAGTGATTTACAATGAGAagcagaaatttcaaaaataccgTTTATAATGGCTACCCTCTGCTATGGAACACTGAAGTATAAACCTGACAAAACATGTCTAGGGTTTGTACGCCGAGAACTAACtgctaatgaaagaaatcaaagaaggcCTAAGTAAGTGGAAACACAGCAGAACAGACACCCGTTCCCTCCAAACTGATGTCCAGATTTAATATAGTTTTGATAAAAATCTCAGCGAAATTTTTGAAGCCGTAGATCCTAAACCTGGGGGTTTGCCAGTGTCAGTGGATCATCCCACGCAAGAAAAAAAGTGGGTGCAtcggacttcatcaaaattaaaagctttggTACTATGAATGgctgttaagtaaataaaaagacaagccacagacggggagaaaatacttgcaaaccaactacctgacaaaggacttgtatccggAAGACATAAAGAGCCCTCAAAGCTCAACGCTGAGAGAATAAACAAGCCACTTAGAATCGGGCTAAGGGTCCGAACGGACGCTTCTCCAGAGGAGGTACACAGATGGCCATACGCGCGGAACGATGCTCAGCATCGTCAgtcttcagggaaatgcagatcaaaccACAGCGAGAGACCACTTCACACTCACAGACGAACTCTGATCAGAAACACAGACCAGTCACGAGTGCGGGTGAGGCTGTGGAGGTGCTGGAGCCCTCCCGCCCGGCCGCCAGGGACGTGAAAAGGTGCAGCCGCTGTGGGAAGCCGGCTGGCAGTTTCTTGAAAGATCACAGGCACCACAAGACCCAGGAGTTTTGTTCCTAGATGTCCACCCAGGAAAGATGAACAGATACCCACCCAGAAAGCTCGGACAGGACTGGCGTGGCAGCACCATCCCTCCTAGCTAAAAAGCAGAAACGACTCGAATGCCCATCAACTGGAAAGTGATGACAAGAATGTGGTACGACTGTACGACGACGTGTTACGCGCAGCCCATGCGCTCGGGCCCAGCCAGAGGGGAGAGACCTGCTTGCTTACTTCTTAGGAGAAAAGGCTGCAACCTACAGCAACGCCTACTCCAGGCCCGACCGAGGAAAGTTAAAGCTGAGTCCCGCAGAGAGCTTTGcgggggcagagactggagtctGAGTGTCACCGAGTCGAGGGCCTGGGAGGCACTTCGAGGTTCCCAGGTCAGCAGCAGCGCGTGAGCACAAACAGCCACTGGGACGTGAACCAGCGGTCTCCCAAGGAGTCCGGAGGAGTCGGGACCCGGGGTCTTCACAGGATGCTCAGTATGCAGCCCCAAATCACCAGACGTGCAAAAAAAATAGGACAATTTCCTCTTCGTCGAGGAAGAACACCAGCTATCTGTTTCCCCTTGGCTATAAATTAACCTGTCATTGCCTGCTCTGCGAAAATAGATCTGCTCGCTGTAAAGGAGGAATGCTTACCATGGTTTTGTTCGGTGTCACCGACCAGGTATCAGAGGGGGATCTTACAGCCAAGAGGCAGTGAATGAAAGACTGGCGTGATGTACATACAGCTGTGTGTGCGGCAAATGGAAATATGCACACAGGTGGGACGCAGGGAGGTTCTGAGCAGCTTTATTGGCTGTAGCCCCAAGCTGGAAGTGGAATGCCACCCAGCagcaaaaataaactaacagCTCCCCTGCGCAGCAGCCTGGGCACAGCCGTCAGCATGATGGCAGGTGAGGGAAACCGCCCAGAGGATACACACCGTGCACACCATCCCCGCAGAGCTCAAGCAGGCCGTGCTGTCTGCGCGGGAGGAGCCAAGGTAGCCGGTGCTCTCCAGGGCGGGAGGGCGGGGCTGTTTCCCGACTTGGGGGCGGGGCCCATTTGTAACTTGTTTCTCTAGGTCTGTTCAGGGACAAGCTGGGGCACTGTCCCCCTCAGTCCCCCTCCCATCCTTTGCCCCGCCCGCCATCTCCGGCATCAGCCCATCCCAAGAGGCCCCAGCGTCTCTGGGGCTCCCCAGGCTGGGTTATTCCCAACTGCCCAATTGAGGGGAGCTCCGTTCAGAG
Above is a window of Camelus dromedarius isolate mCamDro1 chromosome 18, mCamDro1.pat, whole genome shotgun sequence DNA encoding:
- the PPDPF gene encoding pancreatic progenitor cell differentiation and proliferation factor encodes the protein MAAIPSSGSLVATHDYYRRRLGSTSSNSSCGSAEYPGEAIPHHPGLPKADLGHWWASFFFGKSTLPFMATVLESPEHSESPQTSTSTITCDLVREAVGKQQPGSQPGKTNSRPPS